From Thiomicrospira sp. XS5, one genomic window encodes:
- a CDS encoding FecR domain-containing protein has product MNKEHEHHALASACEWYAILNDESVSEKDKNDWHRWLNQSPKHGQAWQRVEQAGKHLSGLDPTLARAALNAPKGMGRRAALKKLSVGLLGLFGAGYLAQSHYAEQLAFQILALSAQYQTDIGQNDRLQLADQSQVWLNTGTCVDIDYNAQQRGVYLRNGEILVQTAPDYRPTPRRLFVKSAQGQMTARGTRFSVRSGFQNTIIAVFDGQVDIENLHGQKQTLQPGQQVHFTATAIGLVEKAESFRSSWTEGLLVVDNWPLIDFIEELQRYSKHNIELDERLNQRRLVGTFSTRNLSQTLESVANALNLDIHQNQHQAWQIFP; this is encoded by the coding sequence TTGAATAAAGAACACGAACACCACGCCCTGGCCTCTGCCTGCGAATGGTATGCGATTTTAAACGACGAGTCGGTCAGTGAAAAAGACAAAAACGATTGGCACCGTTGGTTGAATCAATCCCCAAAGCACGGCCAAGCTTGGCAACGGGTTGAGCAAGCCGGAAAACACCTGTCGGGTCTCGACCCGACCCTGGCGAGGGCCGCATTAAACGCGCCCAAAGGCATGGGGAGACGAGCGGCATTGAAAAAGCTGTCCGTCGGCCTGCTCGGCCTGTTTGGCGCCGGCTATTTGGCACAATCACACTATGCTGAACAGTTAGCCTTTCAAATCCTCGCCTTATCGGCACAATACCAAACCGATATCGGCCAAAACGACCGACTGCAATTGGCCGACCAATCACAAGTCTGGCTTAATACCGGCACCTGCGTCGATATCGATTACAATGCGCAACAACGCGGTGTTTACTTGAGAAACGGCGAAATTCTAGTACAAACCGCCCCGGATTATCGACCAACTCCACGTAGACTGTTCGTTAAATCGGCACAAGGTCAAATGACGGCCAGAGGCACCCGCTTCAGCGTTCGTAGCGGCTTTCAAAATACCATCATCGCGGTCTTCGACGGCCAAGTCGACATTGAAAATCTACACGGGCAAAAACAAACATTACAACCCGGTCAGCAAGTGCATTTCACAGCCACGGCCATCGGTCTGGTTGAAAAAGCAGAGTCTTTCCGGTCCAGTTGGACCGAAGGCCTGCTCGTGGTCGACAACTGGCCATTGATTGATTTCATTGAAGAATTGCAACGTTACTCCAAGCACAATATTGAACTGGATGAACGGCTAAATCAGCGTCGATTGGTCGGCACCTTCTCCACCCGAAACCTCTCACAGACATTGGAATCTGTTGCCAATGCCTTAAATCTGGATATCCATCAAAACCAACATCAGGCCTGGCAGATTTTTCCATGA
- a CDS encoding sigma-70 family RNA polymerase sigma factor, with amino-acid sequence MSEELNRIPVVTLYAEHQSWLQGWICHRAGCSHTAEDLTQDTFVRILRKSGQCLKCKEPRAYLATIAKGLLIDKWRREEIEKAYLDAISAMPEPTAPSSEHLNGIIETLLKIDQALSSLAEKPRRAFMMAQFDGLKYREIAVKLDVSERMVKKYMAQAMMACILAADEEKAVE; translated from the coding sequence ATGAGTGAAGAACTGAATCGTATTCCCGTCGTCACCTTATATGCCGAACACCAAAGCTGGCTGCAAGGCTGGATTTGTCATCGTGCCGGTTGCTCACACACAGCAGAAGACCTGACACAGGATACCTTTGTCCGAATTTTGAGAAAATCCGGCCAATGCTTGAAATGCAAAGAACCCCGAGCCTATCTGGCAACCATCGCCAAAGGCCTTTTAATCGATAAATGGCGACGTGAGGAAATTGAAAAAGCCTATTTGGATGCCATCTCGGCCATGCCGGAACCCACGGCCCCGTCAAGTGAACACCTCAATGGAATCATCGAAACCCTGCTCAAAATCGACCAAGCCTTATCGAGCTTAGCGGAAAAACCCCGCCGGGCTTTCATGATGGCTCAGTTCGACGGTTTGAAATACCGTGAAATCGCGGTCAAGCTGGACGTCAGCGAACGCATGGTCAAGAAATACATGGCCCAAGCCATGATGGCTTGTATTCTCGCTGCGGACGAGGAGAAAGCCGTTGAATAA
- a CDS encoding MbnP family copper-binding protein, protein MKTLFLAGAAFLATALLTGCGGSSSSSTDDGSDTPASQETTLKIPFTAVTGETEISCGTPVSGLGSSDTSGEFQYAAWFVYDVKLVTETGDVDTQLIENDFQNADYDFAFLEFRDILGGCTHADQEPYPTNSMLTLTANVDASQVKGVKFKLGMPYEPNHTVENKFQQEKAYYAMLWNWQAGFRFMRVDLIPDGGFTQGGTLYEDTTFNFHLGSTGCEGDPVACVQPNNTTDFVLTNDQFVVNESGTGTKVKFDYAELVSGMDLTVDEGGSKGCMSALQDPECTPMFYNLGIPLGDKVGRTDQQVFSLQLN, encoded by the coding sequence ATGAAAACATTATTTTTAGCCGGAGCGGCTTTTTTGGCGACGGCACTTTTGACCGGTTGTGGAGGCTCTAGCAGCAGTAGTACGGATGATGGCAGCGATACTCCGGCATCTCAAGAAACAACGCTGAAAATTCCCTTTACGGCTGTGACCGGTGAAACCGAAATCAGTTGTGGAACCCCTGTGAGTGGTTTGGGTTCATCGGATACGTCCGGTGAATTTCAGTATGCCGCCTGGTTTGTGTATGACGTTAAATTGGTGACGGAAACCGGGGATGTCGATACGCAATTGATTGAAAATGATTTTCAAAACGCCGATTACGATTTCGCCTTTTTGGAATTCCGAGACATTCTTGGTGGGTGTACGCATGCCGATCAAGAGCCCTATCCAACCAACAGTATGCTGACATTGACAGCCAATGTGGATGCTTCTCAAGTAAAAGGCGTTAAGTTTAAATTGGGCATGCCTTATGAGCCGAACCATACTGTTGAAAATAAATTTCAACAGGAAAAAGCCTATTACGCCATGTTGTGGAACTGGCAGGCCGGTTTTCGTTTTATGCGTGTTGACTTGATTCCAGACGGTGGGTTTACGCAAGGCGGCACTTTGTATGAAGACACCACCTTTAACTTTCACCTGGGTTCAACCGGCTGTGAGGGCGATCCGGTTGCATGTGTGCAACCGAACAATACAACGGATTTTGTTTTAACCAACGATCAGTTTGTGGTGAATGAAAGCGGTACCGGCACCAAGGTTAAATTTGATTATGCCGAATTGGTGTCCGGCATGGATTTGACGGTGGATGAAGGCGGTTCAAAAGGCTGTATGTCGGCTTTGCAGGATCCGGAATGTACGCCGATGTTTTATAACTTAGGCATTCCGTTGGGTGACAAGGTCGGTCGTACCGATCAGCAGGTTTTCTCGCTTCAGTTGAACTGA
- a CDS encoding methanobactin export MATE transporter MbnM, with protein sequence MPRLAFFVLLLTLIAAQTGCQGMSSETTISDPSGDADGSFDWNVPKGTPLPVVPDDNPVTEEKFQLGRHLFYDVRLSGNGTKSCSSCHLQHLAFSDGVARPSGSTGQMHPRNSQALVNVTYFPTLNWANTATTRLELQIPVPLTGDDPIELGVNETNSEEVLDRFRQDERYQQLFADAYPDEEDPYDFHNIIYALATFVRGLNSFNSDYDRYQQGDSNALTESAKRGMNLFNGERLECFHCHEGITFSNAYRDRTQQRPVPIEFFNNGLYNLDANGSYPEGGEGLFDITQKWSDMGKFRPPSLRNVELTAPYMHDGSKATLEEVVAHYAAGGTVTEFGPNAGDGRSNPNKASEIVSFDITEAEVNDLVNFLKSLTDHDFINNPRFSNPFLEE encoded by the coding sequence ATGCCTCGCCTTGCTTTTTTTGTACTGCTTTTGACTTTGATCGCCGCGCAAACCGGCTGTCAGGGCATGAGCAGTGAAACCACGATTTCCGACCCGTCCGGCGATGCCGACGGGTCGTTTGATTGGAATGTGCCCAAAGGGACGCCTTTACCGGTGGTGCCCGACGATAATCCGGTCACGGAAGAAAAATTCCAACTTGGACGACATCTCTTTTACGATGTGCGTTTGTCGGGCAACGGCACGAAATCCTGTTCGTCCTGCCATTTACAGCATTTGGCTTTCAGTGACGGCGTCGCACGTCCAAGTGGTTCCACCGGCCAAATGCATCCGAGAAATTCACAGGCGTTAGTGAATGTCACTTATTTTCCAACCTTAAACTGGGCCAATACGGCGACAACACGGCTTGAACTGCAAATTCCGGTGCCTTTGACCGGTGATGATCCGATTGAATTGGGTGTCAATGAAACCAACAGTGAAGAAGTGTTGGATCGTTTTCGTCAAGATGAACGTTATCAGCAGCTTTTCGCAGACGCTTATCCAGACGAAGAAGACCCTTATGACTTCCATAACATCATCTACGCTCTGGCGACCTTTGTACGGGGTTTAAACAGTTTTAACAGCGATTATGACCGTTATCAGCAAGGCGATTCCAATGCGTTGACGGAATCGGCCAAACGAGGCATGAACTTGTTTAACGGCGAGCGGTTGGAATGTTTTCATTGTCATGAAGGCATTACGTTCAGTAATGCTTATCGTGATCGTACACAACAAAGGCCCGTGCCGATCGAATTCTTCAATAACGGTTTGTATAACCTGGATGCAAACGGGAGTTATCCCGAAGGCGGTGAAGGTTTGTTTGATATCACTCAAAAGTGGTCGGATATGGGTAAATTTCGTCCACCAAGCCTGCGAAATGTCGAGTTGACGGCTCCCTATATGCACGACGGTTCCAAAGCGACTTTAGAGGAGGTTGTTGCGCATTATGCGGCAGGTGGCACTGTGACGGAATTCGGACCGAATGCCGGAGACGGCCGTTCCAATCCCAATAAAGCGTCGGAAATTGTCAGCTTTGATATTACCGAAGCGGAAGTGAACGATTTGGTGAATTTTTTAAAAAGCCTGACCGATCATGACTTCATTAATAACCCGCGTTTTTCCAACCCGTTTTTAGAAGAATAA
- a CDS encoding copper chaperone PCu(A)C has product MKPSVLFALIISLGLNAQAWAASVADSIKIENPYVRMVPPGAPATAAFMVIDNTGSKDHALVSAKAYINKVTELHTHIHDNGVMRMRQVPKIDLPAGQKTALQPGGLHIMLINLTEPVKEGQHIKIDLTFDDGSTKTIDAIGRPLMKPMMGGKGHMKQGMMSGKMLSNGQNRHAMRLVMHANPALPNLTGIAVKNAAELGLSAEQVTQIKAWPKAHSQEMSRLFNEIQTLEKELIQDALAGESKAELMKKFEKTLALRRQVAETKIDCRDNMKKILTKEQFDKLASIYPMM; this is encoded by the coding sequence ATGAAGCCTTCTGTTTTATTCGCCCTAATCATCAGCCTTGGCCTCAACGCCCAAGCTTGGGCCGCCAGTGTTGCCGACAGCATTAAAATCGAAAATCCTTACGTTCGGATGGTGCCGCCGGGCGCGCCAGCCACCGCCGCGTTTATGGTGATAGACAATACCGGTTCCAAAGACCATGCTCTGGTTTCGGCCAAAGCTTACATCAACAAGGTCACCGAACTGCACACCCACATTCACGACAACGGCGTGATGCGCATGCGCCAGGTGCCGAAAATCGACTTGCCGGCCGGCCAGAAAACCGCTTTGCAACCCGGTGGATTGCACATCATGCTGATCAACCTTACCGAGCCGGTAAAAGAGGGCCAACACATTAAAATCGACCTGACATTTGACGATGGTTCCACCAAAACCATCGATGCCATCGGTCGCCCCTTAATGAAACCGATGATGGGTGGAAAAGGCCACATGAAACAAGGCATGATGTCCGGAAAAATGTTGAGTAACGGCCAGAACCGCCATGCCATGCGTTTGGTGATGCACGCCAATCCGGCGCTGCCGAATCTGACCGGTATTGCCGTCAAAAATGCGGCTGAACTGGGTTTAAGTGCCGAACAAGTCACTCAAATCAAAGCTTGGCCAAAGGCCCACAGCCAGGAAATGTCTCGCCTGTTTAATGAAATCCAAACCTTAGAAAAAGAGTTGATTCAAGATGCTTTGGCCGGTGAATCCAAAGCGGAATTGATGAAAAAGTTCGAGAAAACCTTGGCATTGCGCCGTCAGGTAGCGGAAACCAAAATCGACTGTCGGGATAACATGAAGAAAATCCTCACCAAAGAACAGTTCGACAAATTGGCGTCCATCTATCCGATGATGTAA
- a CDS encoding response regulator transcription factor: MNDLTDILIVDDDSAFLTTLTRMMQRQGHQIHAADTVSKAQDLIDTMRFSRAILDLNLQGDSGLKLLAYLIDRQPECRVVILTGYASIATTVEAMKHGACDYLCKPASLADILKSLELDSDETETEVEVEAEPVPSAHYDTMSPKRIEWEHIQRTLMEHDGNISATARALNMHRRTLQRKLQKKPVHK; the protein is encoded by the coding sequence ATGAATGATTTGACCGATATTTTGATTGTGGACGACGACAGCGCCTTCTTAACGACGCTGACACGCATGATGCAGCGCCAAGGCCATCAAATCCATGCCGCCGATACCGTGAGTAAGGCTCAAGATTTAATCGACACCATGCGCTTCTCACGCGCGATTCTCGACCTGAACCTGCAAGGCGACAGCGGTTTAAAATTGCTGGCGTATCTTATCGATCGGCAACCGGAATGCCGGGTGGTGATTCTGACCGGCTACGCCAGCATCGCTACCACGGTGGAAGCCATGAAACACGGGGCCTGCGATTATTTGTGCAAACCGGCCTCGCTCGCCGATATTCTCAAATCGCTCGAACTGGACAGCGACGAAACGGAAACCGAAGTGGAAGTGGAAGCCGAGCCCGTGCCATCGGCCCATTACGACACCATGTCACCCAAACGCATCGAATGGGAACACATTCAACGCACCTTGATGGAACACGACGGCAATATTTCCGCCACCGCCCGCGCCCTCAACATGCACCGCCGCACACTGCAACGGAAATTGCAAAAGAAACCCGTCCATAAATAA